One genomic segment of Pleurodeles waltl isolate 20211129_DDA chromosome 11, aPleWal1.hap1.20221129, whole genome shotgun sequence includes these proteins:
- the IRS1 gene encoding insulin receptor substrate 1 — MASPPEPTPPDIGSGFSDVRRVGYLRKPKSMHKRFFVLRGSSAAGPARLEYYESEKKWRHKAAAPKRCIRLDGCLNIHKRADAKHKHLLALYTREECFSLVAESPQEQEGWYRSLMLELRAGSPEPDLRSVSSAGGPAFREVWQVILKPKGLGQSRNLTGVYRLCLGPRTLSLVKLHAEAAALVLQLMNIRRCGHSEGFFFVELGRSAATGPGELWMQVDDAVVAQSMHETILEAMRALSDEFRPRSKSQSAKLCSNPISVPVRRPQPPPSQAGLSRQAKPGPFRVRASSDGEGSRPASGDGSPASPGRAHSSASCCPRPQRLHPPLSHSRSIPASACRCSPSAAASPASLSSSSTSGHGSTSDGLCPRRSSASVSGSPSDGGFISSDEYGSSPCEFKGSFRSVTPDSPGHTPPADGLAYICMGRGAPPLRRPPSAQDPGFRKRTHSTGTSPPPPAGQQRPPCPACTEDYTAMAQPCRLPAFLPPHCYPAEQPRDDGYMPMSPGVAPARPGDYMLMSPTSVSAPQQILRPRTDSSGYMMMSPSDSCSPDGCGARLSLESGDGKLPCGDYMNMSPASGSSTSTPPDGYLPAEVATQPACAYYSLPRSFKHLHRPGGEDSSSSASSDSLGGQDQTNKSDSPAQTATRLSRPTRLSLDKASTLPRVREPPEPKSPGEYVNIDFSSSNSLCTPPYIEGRIIPQRENLSEYMNMDLGARLGRDYMCMQPGTVTSDSARLPTTSGAQTDNSGDLSAESRNDNGNGVHRQPTSGEQSINCGAISQTRTVSSSCAKMLPTSRVQSISNFGANSSESRAEIDSYVEMPPTSRAHITSNCGGISVELALKNYVQRSPASRVEVIGNYGGSSDSVSESYGDYVEMPATSKKQSVINCGGGSCESRAHNGSKFVEVSATHRAQINGRSGQIFEQLTSNKNGGENSHESRTENSNYVEMPSASRVESIRKHVGVCAEPRINSNHVDTPPASRVQCTGSRADTTFESRTENECNHGNERSIRKYNGISSDPRMQGNKTTREVPPSSRIHFSSYAQMSPESRQQANGNYAEISSAPKSPSTGSYEIASDARAKKASYGTYIGRPPVSRVQKVTPLVSVLPNDDYAAILGSARSTYAEPARVHATCCTEALPGHSNRGFAEVPRIPNYDGPPAGRAHSTYAEMAFERCSENVVFPKAAALQDLSGPASPAPLPGQGSGLSAFTRVSLSPSNARVVRVDPQGRRRHSSETFSSTPSSARAPAPQPCAEEGKRHSSASFENVSLRAEPGKEPPCVSDTPLNYIDLDLGMDHSPLHHKPSGEPCTACSSEDLRPYARITFQKSGDLRSTSAKEE; from the coding sequence ATGGCTAGCCCCCCCGAGCCAACACCGCCGGACATCGGCAGCGGCTTCTCTGACGTGCGGCGGGTGGGCTACCTGCGCAAGCCGAAGAGCATGCACAAGCGCTTCTTCGTGCTGCGGGGCTCCAGCGCCGCCGGGCCCGCCCGCCTCGAGTACTACGAGAGCGAGAAGAAGTGGAGGCATAAGGCTGCTGCCCCGAAGCGCTGCATCCGCTTAGACGGCTGCCTCAACATCCACAAGCGCGCCGACGCCAAACACAAGCATCTCTTGGCGCTCTACACCCGCGAGGAGTGCTTCTCCCTGGTCGCCGAGAGCCCGCAGGAGCAGGAAGGCTGGTACCGCAGCCTCATGCTGGAGCTGCGAGCCGGCAGCCCCGAGCCCGATCTCCGCTCTGTCTCCTCCGCCGGCGGGCCGGCCTTCCGCGAGGTGTGGCAGGTGATCCTGAAGCCGAAGGGGCTTGGGCAGAGCCGCAACCTGACGGGCGTGTACCGGCTGTGCTTGGGCCCGCGCACCCTGAGCCTGGTGAAGCTTCACGCGGAGGCGGCGGCGCTGGTGCTGCAGCTCATGAACATCCGCCGCTGCGGACACTCGGAGGGCTTCTTCTTCGTGGAGTTGGGGCGCTCGGCGGCCACGGGCCCCGGCGAGCTCTGGATGCAAGTGGACGACGCGGTGGTGGCACAGAGCATGCACGAGACCATCCTGGAGGCCATGCGGGCGCTGAGCGACGAGTTCCGGCCGCGCAGCAAGAGCCAGAGCGCCAAGCTCTGCTCCAACCCTATCTCGGTGCCCGTGCGCCGCCCGCAGCCGCCGCCCAGCCAGGCCGGCCTCAGCCGCCAAGCTAAACCCGGCCCGTTCCGCGTGCGCGCCTCCAGCGACGGCGAGGGTAGCCGGCCGGCCTCGGGGGACGGTAGCCCGGCCAGCCCGGGGCGGGCTCACTCTTCGGCCTCCTGCTGCCCGCGGCCGCAGCGCCTGCACCCGCCCCTCAGCCACAGCCGCTCCATCCCGGCGTCGGCCTGCCGCTGCTCCCCCTCGGCCGCCgccagccctgccagcctgtccTCCAGCAGCACCAGCGGCCACGGCTCCACGTCTGACGGGCTCTGCCCGCGGCGCTCCAGCGCCTCGGTGTCCGGCTCCCCCAGCGACGGCGGCTTCATCTCGTCGGATGAGTACGGATCCAGCCCCTGCGAGTTCAAGGGCTCCTTTCGCAGCGTGACGCCGGACTCTCCGGGTCACACTCCGCCCGCCGACGGGCTGGCCTACATCTGCATGGGCCGCGGGGCCCCACCGCTCCGCCGTCCCCCGTCAGCCCAAGATCCGGGCTTCAGGAAGCGGACACACTCGACGGGAACCTCCCCACCGCCTCCCGCCGGCCAACAGCGACCCCCGTGCCCGGCCTGCACCGAGGACTACACTGCCATGGCACAGCCCTGCCGACTGCCTGCCTTCCTGCCCCCGCACTGCTACCCCGCGGAGCAGCCGCGGGACGACGGCTACATGCCAATGAGCCCAGGTGTGGCGCCTGCTCGGCCTGGCGATTACATGCTCATGAGCCCCACTAGCGTATCTGCCCCGCAACAGATTCTGCGACCTCGCACCGACTCCAGTGGCTACATGATGATGTCTCCGAGTGACAGTTGCTCCCCCGATGGCTGTGGCGCCCGACTGTCCCTGGAGAGCGGGGATGGCAAGCTGCCCTGCGGGGACTATATGAACATGAGCCCGGCCAGCGGCTCTAGCACCAGCACACCGCCAGACGGCTACTTGCCCGCTGAGGTGGCCACTCAGCCCGCCTGCGCCTACTACTCCCTTCCGCGTTCCTTCAAGCACTTACATCGCCCTGGCGGGGAGGACTCGTCCTCCTCCGCCAGCAGTGACAGCCTGGGTGGCCAAGACCAAACAAACAAGTCAGATTCTCCAGCGCAGACAGCCACACGCCTGTCCAGGCCCACGCGCCTCTCCTTGGACAAAGCCAGCACCCTGCCCCGTGTCCGCGAGCCTCCTGAACCCAAAAGCCCCGGCGAGTATGTGAACATAGATTTCAGCAGCTCCAACTCCCTATGCACGCCCCCTTACATTGAGGGTCGCATCATCCCTCAGCGAGAAAACTTGTCTGAGTACATGAACATGGACCTGGGGGCCCGGCTGGGCAGGGATTACATGTGCATGCAGCCAGGCACCGTTACTTCGGATAGTGCTCGGTTGCCTACTACCTCTGGGGCGCAGACTGACAACTCTGGGGATCTCTCTGCTGAATCCAGAAATGACAATGGGAACGGTGTGCACAGGCAGCCTACCTCCGGTGAGCAAAGTATTAATTGTGGGGCCATCTCACAAACGAGGACTGTGAGTAGCAGCTGCGCCAAGATGCTTCCTACCTCAAGGGTGCAGAGTATTAGCAACTTTGGGGCAAACTCTTCAGAGTCGAGGGCTGAGATTGACAGCTATGTGGAGATGCCTCCTACCTCAAGAGCGCATATTACTAGTAATTGTGGTGGGATTTCCGTAGAATTAGCACTTAAGAACTATGTGCAGAGGTCTCCTGCTTCCAGAGTGGAAGTTATTGGTAACTATGGGGGGAGCTCTGATTCCGTCAGCGAGAGCTATGGAGACTATGTGGAGATGCCTGCTACCTCCAAAAAACAAAGTGTTATCAACTGTGGTGGGGGCTCGTGTGAATCGAGAGCACATAATGGCAGCAAatttgtggaggtatctgctacCCACAGAGCGCAAATCAATGGCAGATCTGGCCAGATCTTTGAACAATTAACAAGTAATAAAAACGGTGGGGAAAACTCTCACGAGTCAAGAACTGAAAACAGCAACTATGTTGAGATGCCTTCTGCTTCCAGGGTAGAAAGTATTAGGAAGCATGTAGGGGTCTGTGCTGAACCAAGAATTAACAGTAACCACGTGGACACGCCTCCTGCCTCCAGAGTGCAATGCACTGGCAGTCGCGCGGATACTACATTTGAATCGAGGACTGAAAACGAGTGCAACCATGGAAATGAGCGAAGTATTAGGAAGTACAATGGTATTTCATCCGACCCAAGGATGCAGGGCAACAAGACCACTCGTGAGGTACCCCCTTCCTCTAGGATACATTTCAGTTCCTATGCTCAGATGTCTCCTGAATCCAGGCAGCAGGCTAATGGAAACTATGCAGAGATTTCTTCCGCTCCCAAGAGTCCGAGTACTGGTAGCTATGAGATAGCATCAGATGCAAGAGCAAAGAAGGCGAGCTATGGCACGTACATAGGGAGACCGCCTGTATCCAGGGTGCAGAAGGTCACTCCGCTTGTCTCTGTGCTACCGAATGACGACTATGCGGCGATTCTTGGCAGCGCACGCAGCACCTATGCAGAGCCGGCCCGGGTCCACGCCACCTGCTGCACCGAGGCGCTGCCGGGTCACTCGAACCGGGGCTTTGCGGAGGTTCCAAGGATACCGAATTACGATGGTCCCCCCGCAGGCCGGGCGCACAGCACTTATGCCGAGATGGCTTTCGAAAGATGTTCAGAGAACGTGGTCTTTCCCAAGGCTGCAGCCCTTCAGGACCTGTCTGGTCCCGCCTCTCCTGCCCCACTGCCAGGGCAGGGCTCTGGCCTCAGCGCCTTCACCCGGGTCAGCCTGAGTCCCAGCAATGCCAGGGTGGTGCGGGTGGATCCGCAGGGTCGGCGGCGGCACAGCTCTGAAACCTTCTCCAGCACCCCCAGTTCTGCCCGCGCACCCGCCCCACAGCCCTGCGCCGAGGAAGGCAAGCGCCACAGCTCGGCCTCTTTCGAGAACGTGAGCCTGCGCGCAGAGCCAGGCAAGGAGCCTCCGTGCGTGTCGGACACCCCCCTAAACTACATAGACTTGGACCTGGGCATGGATCACTCCCCGCTGCATCACAAGCCTTCTGGGGAACCCTGCACGGCTTGCTCCAGCGAGGACCTACGTCCATATGCAAGGATCACCTTCCAGAAGTCTGGAGACCTCCGAAGCACTTCAGCGAAAGAAG